The following proteins are co-located in the Anaerolineae bacterium genome:
- a CDS encoding tetratricopeptide repeat protein, which produces MSTLQEAIKAIKSGDKAGGKQILARFLKAEPTNEAAWLWLAQALDNDEQRRHCLEQVLKINPDNEMAQRGMAILQQQPAKRPQADAFPEPRRKRIKPLSSPAQPPPAGANVNLAQPSAPGASGATSAELLKRANILLKQGEAEQARQLLQQALAVNPINEDAWEKLVDIAPTPEARGQIFKEWLRYKPDSRRASQKLKRLTSGGRSKTTSCLVWGILAIVMIPCLVIAGVSVWLFGASYFEPDYLHEDALTLVRMKQVRMDDVRNMAFQVQQKKSEQLQREIAYSANAEASEKALGLLEYWTNTEARRFKGYVEIRPPLEDNTGAATDLEIGKAVLVFEFWGDSIIYKMPDDEKTKYIRVEAKRTFEAAEKWEVAKMEEVTVSEFLPSSLVCYSCMTHTQTPSIKECRPYWQLIMNLDQENAGAVESLPQRACQWISMR; this is translated from the coding sequence AGGCGCTTGATAATGATGAACAACGCCGCCACTGCCTGGAACAGGTTTTAAAAATAAATCCTGACAATGAAATGGCCCAACGCGGCATGGCCATTCTACAACAGCAACCGGCCAAACGGCCTCAGGCAGATGCTTTCCCGGAACCCAGACGCAAACGGATAAAACCCTTATCCTCACCCGCTCAACCCCCACCGGCAGGGGCAAACGTTAATTTGGCGCAACCTTCCGCTCCGGGAGCCTCCGGCGCTACGTCGGCGGAATTGTTGAAGCGGGCCAATATTTTGTTAAAACAGGGTGAGGCAGAGCAGGCCCGCCAGTTGTTACAACAGGCCCTGGCCGTCAACCCAATTAATGAGGATGCATGGGAAAAATTGGTAGATATTGCGCCAACGCCTGAAGCCCGGGGCCAGATATTCAAGGAGTGGCTGCGCTATAAGCCGGACAGCCGGCGGGCGTCGCAAAAATTAAAAAGGCTAACCTCGGGCGGGCGGTCAAAAACAACATCGTGCCTGGTGTGGGGCATTTTGGCGATAGTGATGATCCCCTGCCTGGTTATTGCCGGGGTCAGTGTTTGGCTTTTTGGGGCCAGTTATTTTGAGCCGGATTATTTGCACGAGGATGCGCTGACCCTGGTGCGCATGAAACAGGTGCGCATGGACGACGTTAGAAATATGGCGTTTCAGGTGCAGCAGAAAAAAAGCGAGCAACTGCAAAGAGAAATAGCCTACAGCGCCAATGCCGAAGCGTCTGAAAAAGCGTTGGGGTTGCTGGAGTATTGGACCAATACCGAGGCCCGGCGCTTTAAAGGGTATGTTGAAATTCGCCCGCCGCTTGAAGACAACACCGGGGCCGCAACGGACCTGGAAATAGGAAAAGCAGTGCTGGTATTTGAATTTTGGGGCGACTCCATAATTTATAAAATGCCGGACGACGAAAAAACAAAGTATATCCGGGTAGAGGCCAAAAGAACGTTTGAAGCTGCGGAGAAATGGGAAGTGGCGAAGATGGAGGAGGTGACGGTCAGTGAGTTCTTGCCGTCTTCACTGGTTTGCTATAGTTGTATGACCCATACCCAAACCCCTAGCATTAAGGAGTGCCGGCCCTATTGGCAGCTTATTATGAATCTTGATCAAGAGAACGCCGGCGCTGTTGAATCGCTGCCGCAGCGGGCGTGCCAGTGGATAAGTATGAGGTGA